From Cohaesibacter gelatinilyticus, the proteins below share one genomic window:
- a CDS encoding TRAP transporter small permease, translating into MERLSQFVTKFEESVIALLLAGMTLLSFSQVIARYVFNSGWGAALEATTLMFAWMILFGMSYGIKIGAHLGVDAMINLLPSRAFRIVAVIGALAGVVYAGFLLYGSWRYLGTMWKFNIGLEELHFPGWFANGVAPALGWEIYDNEVPRWLAYSILPIGLALFAFRCLQAAWQIIKGDRKMIIASHEAEDLVAENKDAV; encoded by the coding sequence ATGGAACGTCTTTCGCAATTCGTCACGAAATTTGAAGAGAGTGTAATCGCTCTGCTGCTGGCAGGGATGACCTTGTTGTCCTTCTCGCAGGTGATTGCGCGTTATGTGTTCAATTCAGGCTGGGGCGCTGCTTTGGAAGCGACCACTTTGATGTTTGCCTGGATGATTTTGTTCGGCATGTCCTATGGCATCAAGATCGGCGCGCATCTGGGGGTAGATGCAATGATCAATCTGCTGCCAAGTCGGGCCTTTCGCATCGTTGCCGTGATTGGGGCTTTGGCTGGTGTCGTTTATGCTGGTTTCCTGCTGTATGGTTCCTGGCGTTATCTTGGCACGATGTGGAAATTCAATATCGGTCTGGAAGAGCTTCATTTCCCTGGCTGGTTTGCCAATGGTGTGGCGCCGGCTCTGGGATGGGAAATCTATGACAATGAAGTGCCGCGCTGGCTTGCCTATTCCATTCTTCCTATCGGTTTGGCGCTGTTTGCCTTTCGCTGTCTGCAGGCTGCCTGGCAGATCATCAAGGGTGATCGCAAGATGATCAT
- a CDS encoding DctP family TRAP transporter solute-binding subunit, which yields MKKFVLAAATAALMAGAAPAMANCDDGEVVIKFSHVTAATGHPKGEAATLLAKRVNEEMNGKACMEVFPNSQLFNDNKVLEALLLGDVQMAAPSLAKFEKYTKKFRLFDLPFLFNDIDAVDRFQTSEDGQKLLDSMQRKGLQGLGYWHNGIKNFSANKPLVAPTDAAGLKFRVQTSEVAVAMIEALEANPQKLAFKEVYGALQTGVVDGQENTWSNIYTKKFFEVQDGVTETNHQVLDYLVVTSTEWWDGLDPAVRDQLKTIMDEVSATRNSMSTEINTQNRAKILEAGGKIRELSADERQAWVDVMKPVWDKFKDDIGQELIDSALSANKK from the coding sequence ATGAAAAAGTTCGTTCTTGCGGCTGCAACTGCTGCTCTTATGGCTGGTGCGGCTCCTGCAATGGCTAATTGTGATGACGGCGAAGTGGTCATCAAATTCTCTCACGTGACTGCTGCAACCGGCCATCCAAAGGGCGAAGCTGCAACGCTGCTGGCTAAGCGCGTGAACGAAGAGATGAATGGCAAGGCTTGCATGGAAGTCTTCCCGAACTCCCAGCTGTTCAACGATAACAAGGTTCTGGAAGCTCTGCTCCTTGGTGACGTTCAGATGGCTGCTCCATCCCTTGCCAAGTTCGAGAAATATACCAAGAAGTTCCGTCTGTTCGATCTTCCATTCCTGTTCAACGACATCGACGCAGTTGATCGCTTCCAGACCTCTGAAGATGGTCAGAAGCTGCTGGACAGCATGCAGCGTAAAGGCCTGCAGGGTCTTGGCTACTGGCATAACGGCATCAAGAACTTCTCCGCCAACAAGCCATTGGTTGCTCCAACCGACGCGGCTGGCCTGAAGTTCCGCGTTCAGACTTCTGAAGTGGCTGTTGCCATGATCGAAGCACTGGAAGCAAACCCACAGAAGCTGGCCTTTAAAGAAGTATATGGCGCTCTGCAGACCGGCGTTGTTGATGGTCAGGAAAACACCTGGTCAAACATCTACACCAAGAAGTTCTTCGAAGTTCAGGATGGTGTAACCGAGACCAACCACCAGGTTCTCGACTATCTGGTTGTGACCTCTACCGAATGGTGGGACGGCCTGGATCCAGCAGTTCGCGATCAGCTGAAGACAATCATGGATGAGGTTTCTGCTACCCGTAACTCCATGTCCACCGAGATCAACACCCAGAACCGTGCGAAGATCCTGGAAGCTGGCGGTAAGATCCGTGAGCTGTCCGCTGATGAGCGTCAGGCCTGGGTCGATGTCATGAAGCCTGTTTGGGACAAGTTCAAGGACGATATCGGCCAAGAGCTGATCGACTCTGCTCTGTCCGCCAACAAGAAATAA
- a CDS encoding sigma-54-dependent transcriptional regulator, with protein MMGPKVLLAEDEEEVRFALKQGLELADFDVQDFDGADGVLEWVSRHFDGILISDIRMGDVDGMDLMKEVQDIDDALPVILITGHGDVPLAVEAMRAGAYDFIEKPFPVAKLVSVVTRALEKRRLVLENRALRQELAEESELEGRLVGRSALMNRLRAEILALADTDADVLIEGETGAGKEMVARALHEEGKRADKPFVALNCGGLPAEIIESELFGHVQGAFTGASSKRVGKLEHGNGGTVFLDEIESMPLELQVKLLRVIEDRTIEPLGTNKSISLDIRFIAATKTDLEQASKEGQFRADLFYRLNVVTLNIPPLRDRKEDIPDLFNFLARGARSRYRKEIPDLQPTLLDRLMDYDWPGNVRELRNAADRFVLGLSLGLGDEVIEPDALQANSLSERVGAYEKRLVAEELRRQEGCRTKAAEALGVGRKTLYDKMAKYGLE; from the coding sequence ATCATGGGTCCCAAAGTATTGCTGGCCGAAGACGAGGAAGAGGTTCGCTTTGCCCTGAAGCAGGGGCTGGAGCTGGCTGACTTCGATGTTCAGGATTTCGATGGGGCCGATGGGGTGCTGGAATGGGTCTCCCGTCATTTTGATGGCATCCTGATTTCTGATATCCGCATGGGCGATGTTGACGGGATGGATCTGATGAAAGAGGTCCAGGATATTGATGATGCCCTTCCGGTCATTCTGATTACCGGTCATGGTGATGTACCTCTGGCTGTGGAAGCCATGCGGGCTGGTGCCTATGACTTTATTGAAAAGCCGTTCCCGGTTGCCAAGCTGGTGTCTGTTGTCACGAGAGCTTTGGAAAAGCGTCGGCTGGTGCTGGAGAACCGTGCGCTCCGTCAGGAACTCGCAGAAGAGAGCGAGCTGGAGGGACGCCTCGTTGGGCGCTCCGCCTTGATGAACCGGCTTCGTGCGGAAATTCTGGCATTGGCAGATACGGATGCGGATGTTCTGATTGAAGGTGAGACCGGAGCGGGCAAGGAAATGGTGGCTCGGGCGCTGCATGAAGAAGGCAAACGCGCCGACAAGCCTTTTGTTGCGCTCAATTGTGGTGGTTTGCCTGCCGAGATCATCGAATCCGAATTGTTCGGTCATGTGCAAGGGGCCTTTACAGGGGCCTCCTCCAAGCGCGTGGGTAAATTGGAACACGGCAATGGCGGTACGGTTTTTTTGGATGAGATCGAATCCATGCCGTTGGAACTACAGGTCAAGCTGTTGCGGGTCATCGAAGATCGTACAATCGAGCCGCTTGGTACAAACAAGTCCATTTCTCTCGATATCCGTTTCATTGCTGCGACCAAAACCGATCTTGAGCAGGCCAGCAAGGAAGGGCAGTTCCGCGCCGACCTTTTCTATCGTTTGAATGTCGTGACATTAAATATCCCGCCTTTGCGGGATCGCAAGGAAGATATTCCGGATCTCTTCAACTTCCTCGCTCGTGGTGCACGGTCTCGTTATCGCAAGGAGATCCCGGATCTTCAGCCAACGCTTCTGGATCGGCTGATGGATTATGACTGGCCAGGCAATGTCCGCGAGCTGCGCAACGCTGCCGACCGCTTTGTGTTGGGTTTGTCCTTGGGTTTGGGTGATGAGGTGATCGAGCCTGATGCCCTGCAAGCCAATAGTCTCTCTGAGCGCGTGGGCGCATATGAGAAACGCTTAGTCGCCGAAGAACTTCGCCGGCAGGAGGGATGCCGCACCAAAGCTGCTGAAGCTTTGGGCGTGGGCCGCAAGACTCTCTATGACAAGATGGCGAAGTACGGGTTGGAGTAA
- a CDS encoding sensor histidine kinase translates to MAERVLRPADLARAHRLVLTVAAVFLAIAVMIAGVLGYRLALITSQDQAEARLTLQVQALANSLEKYRLLAPLAARRPDVLSILSNAPDWQEKEAALVTLSQLGVMSSAVEIELTYLNGDRLLVLDHQLIRVSDENGQVGFRPDIVDAFQGRLGRRLPAEKDGQIYIFSSPVRRDGVLVGALSVHVDMSETEENWALSAEPIIAVDASRRVILSNRDGWFGAGFRSVGQPLDDLDLTSEITLLADASLFGPGLVSVRGSRAKQRFVAAIHVDPLLGWTFYALEPLRKPALVAASVGAAVAMFGSFLLGWLWVAFNRQQLQLTQRRKDKASALWLERRVRDRTKELRQTQAGLIHSAKLAAIGQMSAVLSHEYNQPLAAIRSYAENAQLLFEAGKSEQGSDNLVRISKLVDRLAKLSRNLKTFARRPGVDTKAVSVSVILDEAMMLMMPQAKKQGIEIVALSENKTLEVMAGHTRLEQVLINLISNALDAFLDAGLTTGTIRIECFEQDETGIIRVCDNGGGVEDALKGEIFEPFVTSKDKGHGLGLGLPIAFNLVKGFGGQLTLIDAPDPAFTTCFEIRLPLAS, encoded by the coding sequence ATGGCAGAGCGCGTTCTACGTCCGGCAGATTTGGCACGAGCGCATAGACTTGTTCTGACAGTCGCTGCTGTTTTTCTTGCAATTGCAGTGATGATAGCCGGTGTATTGGGGTACCGGTTGGCTCTGATCACAAGTCAGGATCAGGCCGAGGCCCGGCTTACCTTGCAGGTTCAGGCTCTGGCAAATTCTTTGGAGAAATACCGGTTGCTCGCACCTCTTGCGGCTCGACGTCCAGACGTTCTTTCAATCTTGTCTAATGCTCCTGATTGGCAGGAGAAGGAGGCCGCACTCGTTACACTCTCACAGCTTGGGGTGATGAGCAGTGCCGTCGAGATTGAATTGACTTATCTGAACGGGGATCGATTATTGGTGCTTGATCATCAACTGATCCGTGTTTCTGATGAGAATGGCCAAGTCGGGTTTCGTCCTGATATTGTTGATGCGTTTCAGGGGCGCCTTGGGCGACGCCTGCCCGCCGAGAAAGATGGGCAAATCTATATTTTTTCCAGTCCTGTGCGACGAGACGGAGTGCTTGTTGGGGCGCTTTCCGTTCATGTCGATATGAGCGAAACCGAAGAGAATTGGGCGCTCTCTGCGGAGCCGATCATTGCCGTGGATGCGTCCAGACGGGTCATCCTTTCCAATCGTGATGGTTGGTTTGGAGCCGGATTCAGATCTGTTGGTCAGCCTTTGGATGATTTGGATTTGACCAGCGAGATTACTTTGTTGGCTGATGCCAGCCTGTTTGGCCCTGGTCTTGTTTCAGTTCGTGGATCACGAGCCAAGCAACGGTTCGTAGCTGCTATTCACGTTGATCCTCTTCTTGGCTGGACATTCTATGCGCTTGAACCTTTGAGAAAACCTGCGCTTGTTGCCGCCAGTGTTGGGGCGGCAGTGGCCATGTTTGGCAGTTTTTTGCTTGGGTGGTTGTGGGTTGCTTTCAACCGACAACAGCTTCAATTGACGCAGAGGCGCAAGGATAAAGCTTCCGCTTTGTGGCTGGAACGGCGTGTCAGAGATCGTACCAAGGAATTGCGCCAGACCCAGGCCGGGCTTATCCATTCCGCTAAACTGGCAGCTATCGGTCAGATGTCAGCTGTTTTGAGCCATGAATATAACCAGCCGCTGGCGGCCATTCGCTCTTATGCGGAGAATGCACAGCTTCTATTTGAAGCCGGTAAATCGGAGCAGGGTAGCGATAATCTGGTCCGGATCAGTAAACTCGTGGATCGTCTTGCTAAACTCTCTCGTAACCTGAAAACCTTTGCCCGTCGTCCCGGTGTCGATACCAAAGCGGTGTCTGTTTCCGTCATTCTGGACGAGGCCATGATGTTGATGATGCCACAGGCCAAAAAGCAGGGGATTGAGATTGTTGCCTTGAGCGAGAACAAGACCCTTGAAGTGATGGCAGGGCATACTCGTCTGGAGCAGGTTCTGATCAATCTGATCTCCAATGCGCTGGATGCTTTTCTCGATGCCGGTTTGACGACCGGGACCATTCGTATTGAATGTTTCGAGCAGGATGAGACGGGTATCATCAGGGTGTGTGATAATGGCGGTGGGGTGGAAGATGCTTTGAAGGGTGAAATCTTCGAGCCATTTGTCACCAGCAAGGATAAAGGACATGGATTGGGGCTCGGCTTGCCGATTGCCTTCAATCTGGTCAAAGGCTTTGGTGGGCAGCTTACATTGATTGATGCGCCGGATCCTGCCTTTACTACCTGTTTTGAAATTCGCCTGCCTCTGGCATCATAG
- a CDS encoding Lrp/AsnC family transcriptional regulator, producing MHVMELDSFDLRLLDALQQDGAMTNQDLSELVHLSASQCSRRRSRLEKEGIIRGYRASLAPEKLGLEVTVFMNVTLNTHSRDTARYFRNLLQSVAAVREAHALVGDMDYLVKLVVNDLSMLSEIVNDIFLPHESVQHVRTSIVLESLKEEGPYNLAHLKEALG from the coding sequence ATGCATGTAATGGAGCTGGATAGCTTTGATTTGCGCTTGCTGGATGCGCTTCAGCAAGACGGAGCCATGACCAATCAGGATTTGTCAGAGCTGGTGCATCTGTCAGCCTCGCAATGCTCACGGCGGCGTAGTCGACTGGAGAAAGAAGGCATCATACGTGGCTATCGGGCATCTTTGGCCCCTGAAAAACTGGGTCTGGAAGTCACCGTTTTCATGAATGTGACCCTCAATACCCATAGCCGGGATACGGCTAGATATTTTCGCAATCTGTTACAGTCGGTTGCTGCCGTGAGAGAAGCCCATGCATTGGTGGGGGATATGGATTATCTGGTCAAACTGGTGGTTAATGATCTCTCCATGCTCTCCGAGATCGTCAATGATATCTTCCTGCCTCACGAAAGTGTGCAGCATGTGCGCACCTCCATCGTTCTGGAAAGTCTGAAAGAAGAAGGGCCTTATAATCTGGCGCATTTGAAAGAGGCTCTGGGCTAG
- a CDS encoding uracil-xanthine permease family protein, whose protein sequence is MSEDHSSADMGVGRQILLGAQMLFVAFGALVLVPILTGLDPSVALFTAGAGTLVFQFVTKRQVPVFLASSFAFIAPIIFGVKTWGVAATMSGLFAAGLVYVALSLLVRVKGQGIIDRILPPVVVGPVIMVIGLSLAPVAVNMAQGKTGDGAAQLVPLDQAVIVALVSIVATILVSLLGKGLFKLLPILVGILAGYATAFAFGMVNLDAVSAAPVFAVPAFTLPEFNLEAILFILPVAIAPAIEHIGDVAAISNVTKKDYLTKPGLKNTLLGDGLATSLAAFFGGPPNTTYSEVTGAVALTKAFNPAIMTFAAIWAIVLAFSGTLGAILGSIPVPVMGGILFILFGAIAVIGVSTLLRVGDALTEPRNLIIASVVLVVGIGGMEVGYGDFHIKGIGLSAVVAILLNAFLPYPKPDEAE, encoded by the coding sequence ATGTCCGAAGATCACTCTTCGGCTGACATGGGGGTCGGTCGTCAAATTCTGCTCGGGGCGCAAATGTTGTTTGTGGCCTTCGGTGCTTTGGTTCTCGTTCCAATTCTTACCGGTCTTGATCCATCTGTGGCGTTGTTCACCGCAGGTGCCGGTACGCTGGTGTTCCAGTTTGTCACCAAGCGTCAGGTTCCGGTTTTCCTCGCTTCTTCCTTTGCCTTCATCGCGCCGATCATTTTCGGTGTGAAAACCTGGGGCGTTGCTGCCACCATGTCCGGTCTGTTCGCAGCCGGTCTGGTCTATGTGGCCTTGTCGCTTCTGGTGCGCGTCAAAGGGCAGGGCATCATTGATCGCATCCTGCCACCGGTTGTTGTTGGCCCGGTGATCATGGTGATCGGTCTGTCGCTGGCGCCTGTTGCCGTGAATATGGCACAAGGCAAAACCGGCGATGGTGCAGCACAATTGGTGCCGCTTGATCAGGCCGTGATTGTGGCTCTGGTGTCCATTGTTGCGACCATTCTGGTGTCCTTGCTGGGTAAGGGGCTGTTCAAGTTGTTGCCAATTCTGGTCGGTATTTTGGCTGGTTATGCCACTGCCTTTGCCTTCGGCATGGTCAATCTGGATGCGGTCTCTGCTGCGCCGGTCTTTGCAGTTCCTGCTTTCACCCTGCCAGAATTCAATCTGGAAGCGATCCTGTTCATCTTGCCTGTGGCTATTGCCCCGGCGATTGAGCATATTGGCGATGTTGCAGCGATCTCGAATGTTACCAAGAAGGATTATCTGACCAAGCCAGGTCTCAAAAACACCCTTCTCGGCGATGGTCTGGCAACAAGTCTTGCGGCCTTCTTTGGTGGTCCTCCAAACACCACCTATTCGGAAGTGACCGGTGCTGTGGCGCTGACCAAGGCATTCAACCCTGCCATCATGACATTTGCTGCCATCTGGGCCATCGTTCTGGCGTTCTCAGGCACACTCGGCGCTATCCTAGGCTCCATTCCTGTGCCTGTGATGGGCGGCATCCTGTTCATCCTGTTCGGTGCCATTGCGGTGATTGGTGTTTCCACGCTTCTGCGTGTGGGTGATGCGCTGACCGAGCCACGCAATCTGATCATTGCATCCGTGGTTCTGGTTGTCGGCATTGGCGGCATGGAAGTTGGCTATGGCGACTTCCACATCAAGGGCATTGGTCTCTCTGCTGTGGTTGCGATCTTGCTGAACGCATTCTTGCCTTATCCGAAACCGGATGAAGCTGAATAA
- the fghA gene encoding S-formylglutathione hydrolase yields MELISKVKSFGGEQRVYRHASKSTGTDMDFAVFLPREALDGYACSSLIYLSGLTCTWENVMTKGFPQQHAAEHGMIFVAPDTSPRGEAVANDEAYDLGQGAGFYLNATQNPWKSNFQMESYIAEELPELLIDSLPLDEDAIGLTGHSMGGHGALTLAMKNPDLFQSVSAFAPIVNPMDCPWGQKAFKNYLGDDEATYAAYDACALVASEGWEKDILIDQGMADNFLEEQLKPWAFDAACRKAGIDLTLRLQGGYDHSYYFISTFLADHVAWHAARLD; encoded by the coding sequence ATGGAACTGATTTCCAAGGTAAAATCATTTGGTGGTGAGCAACGGGTTTATCGCCATGCGTCCAAATCAACCGGAACTGACATGGATTTTGCTGTCTTCTTGCCCCGTGAAGCTTTGGATGGCTATGCCTGTTCTTCACTGATCTATCTGTCTGGCCTGACCTGTACATGGGAAAATGTCATGACGAAAGGCTTTCCGCAGCAACATGCGGCCGAGCATGGGATGATCTTTGTCGCACCGGATACCAGCCCGCGCGGTGAGGCGGTTGCCAATGATGAGGCTTATGATCTGGGACAAGGTGCTGGTTTTTATCTCAATGCCACCCAAAATCCATGGAAATCCAATTTCCAGATGGAAAGCTATATTGCGGAAGAATTGCCAGAGCTGTTGATTGACAGCCTGCCATTGGATGAAGACGCCATTGGTTTGACCGGTCATTCCATGGGTGGCCATGGCGCGCTGACTTTGGCGATGAAGAACCCCGATCTCTTCCAGTCGGTCTCCGCTTTTGCACCAATCGTCAATCCGATGGATTGCCCTTGGGGTCAGAAGGCGTTCAAGAATTATCTCGGAGATGATGAAGCCACTTATGCTGCTTATGACGCCTGTGCGCTGGTTGCCTCTGAAGGTTGGGAGAAGGATATCCTGATCGATCAGGGCATGGCTGATAACTTCCTTGAAGAGCAGCTGAAGCCTTGGGCTTTTGATGCCGCTTGCCGTAAGGCGGGTATTGATCTGACCTTGCGTCTGCAAGGCGGCTATGATCATTCCTATTATTTCATCTCCACCTTCCTTGCAGATCATGTGGCATGGCATGCAGCGCGTCTGGATTAA
- a CDS encoding S-(hydroxymethyl)glutathione dehydrogenase/class III alcohol dehydrogenase codes for MDVRAAVAYKAGDPLVIETVQLDGPRDGEVLVEIMATGVCHTDAFTLSGDDPEGLFPAILGHEGAGIVRAVGKGVTSVKEGDHVIPLYTPECRECDYCLHPKTNLCQAIRETQGQGLMPDGTSRFSINGEKIHHYMGTSTFSNFTVLPEIAVAKIREDAPFDKVCYIGCGVTTGIGAVIHTAGVEIGSNVVVFGLGGIGLNVIQGARLAGANKIVGVDINPNKRALAEAYGMTHFVNPKEVEGDLVPYLVSLTDGGADYSFDATGNVNVMRDALECCHKGWGESIIIGVAGAGQEISTRPFQLVTGRSWRGTAFGGARGRTDVPKIVDWYMDGKIDIDQMITHVMPLDEINNAFDLMHEGKSIRSVITF; via the coding sequence ATGGATGTACGGGCAGCCGTGGCTTACAAAGCGGGCGATCCATTGGTGATCGAGACTGTGCAACTGGACGGACCACGGGATGGCGAAGTTCTGGTTGAGATCATGGCAACTGGCGTTTGCCATACTGATGCCTTCACCCTGTCAGGAGATGATCCGGAAGGCCTGTTCCCGGCTATTTTGGGCCATGAGGGCGCGGGTATCGTACGGGCTGTCGGCAAGGGTGTGACGTCTGTGAAGGAAGGTGATCATGTGATCCCGCTTTACACACCGGAATGCCGTGAGTGCGATTATTGTCTGCATCCAAAAACCAATCTGTGTCAGGCTATTCGCGAGACGCAAGGTCAGGGCCTGATGCCGGATGGCACCAGCCGTTTCTCCATCAATGGTGAGAAGATCCATCATTATATGGGTACGTCCACCTTCTCCAACTTCACCGTTCTGCCTGAAATTGCTGTGGCGAAAATCCGTGAAGATGCCCCGTTTGACAAGGTTTGCTATATTGGCTGTGGCGTGACCACTGGCATTGGTGCCGTGATCCATACTGCAGGCGTTGAAATTGGCTCCAATGTGGTCGTCTTTGGTCTTGGTGGTATTGGTCTGAATGTGATCCAAGGCGCACGCCTTGCTGGTGCGAACAAGATTGTCGGCGTTGATATCAACCCGAACAAGCGTGCTCTGGCAGAGGCCTATGGCATGACCCACTTTGTCAATCCGAAGGAAGTGGAAGGTGATCTGGTACCATATCTGGTCAGCCTGACTGATGGCGGTGCTGACTATTCCTTTGATGCGACCGGCAACGTGAATGTGATGCGCGATGCGCTGGAATGCTGCCACAAGGGCTGGGGCGAGAGCATCATCATTGGTGTTGCCGGTGCCGGGCAGGAAATTTCCACCCGTCCATTCCAGTTGGTGACTGGGCGTAGCTGGCGCGGTACTGCCTTTGGTGGCGCCCGTGGCCGGACCGATGTGCCAAAGATCGTTGACTGGTATATGGATGGCAAGATCGATATCGATCAGATGATTACACATGTCATGCCGTTGGATGAGATCAACAATGCCTTTGATCTGATGCATGAAGGCAAATCCATCCGCTCGGTCATCACCTTCTGA
- a CDS encoding malate synthase G yields the protein MGAYIQIGRLKVDETFRAFVEERLIDGLPVSAEQVWLGLDALAHDLVGENRALLAERDALQTKLDGWHKAHPGPIADMAGYQNFLREIGYLEPEVEDFSVKTSNVDAEIASIAGAQLVVPVMNARYALNAANARWGSLYDALYGTDAISEDDGAERAGGYNPVRGTKVIAWGRNFLDKAVPLAEGSHHDVTDYCVRDGALIMHFGEKQVPLADPSAFVGFCGNEKDPKKILLKHNGLHIELIINADHPVGSTDKARVADIVLESAMSTIMDCEDSVAAVDAEDKILAYSNWLGLMKGDLSEQVVKGSQTIERVLNQDRLYAGPAGGSISLPGRSLMLVRNVGHLMTNPTILLSDGSEIPEGMMDAVFTSLAAMHDLAREGVNSNSRAGSVYIVKPKMHGSKEVAFASKLFARVETMLGMHPYTLKMGIMDEERRTSANLKNCIHAAKDRVVFINTGFLDRTGDEMHTAMQAGAMIPKGEMKATSWINAYENRNVEIGLACGLSGKAQIGKGMWAMPDKMVDMLDQKIGHPKSGANTAWVPSPTAATLHATHYHEVDVFAVQAEIAKREPAKLDDLLTIPVARDTNWPDDLLQRELDNNAQGILGYVVRWVDQGVGCSKVPDINNIGLMEDRATLRISSQHMANWLAHGIVTKERVTETLERMASVVDGQNAGDAAYQPMAGNFDGSIAFQAACNLVFDGLVQPSGYTEPILHKRRLEVKAQA from the coding sequence ATGGGAGCTTACATACAGATCGGTCGTTTGAAGGTTGATGAGACTTTCAGGGCATTTGTTGAAGAGCGTTTGATTGATGGCTTGCCCGTGAGCGCCGAACAGGTCTGGCTTGGCTTGGATGCTCTGGCTCATGATCTGGTGGGTGAGAATCGGGCCTTGTTGGCCGAGCGTGATGCCTTGCAGACCAAACTGGATGGCTGGCACAAGGCTCATCCCGGACCGATTGCCGATATGGCTGGCTATCAGAATTTCCTGCGTGAGATCGGTTATCTGGAGCCAGAGGTCGAGGATTTTAGCGTCAAGACGTCCAATGTGGATGCCGAGATTGCGTCCATTGCCGGGGCGCAGCTTGTGGTGCCGGTGATGAATGCTCGCTATGCTCTGAATGCAGCCAATGCGCGCTGGGGTTCGCTCTATGATGCGCTATATGGCACTGATGCCATCTCGGAAGATGATGGTGCGGAGCGAGCAGGTGGTTACAATCCAGTACGTGGCACCAAGGTGATTGCCTGGGGTCGGAATTTCCTCGACAAGGCTGTGCCGCTTGCAGAAGGTTCGCATCATGATGTGACTGACTATTGTGTGCGCGATGGTGCCTTGATCATGCATTTTGGTGAGAAACAGGTGCCATTGGCTGATCCCTCTGCTTTTGTCGGCTTCTGCGGCAATGAGAAGGATCCGAAGAAAATTCTTCTCAAGCATAATGGTTTGCATATCGAATTGATCATCAATGCAGATCACCCGGTAGGCAGCACGGATAAAGCGCGTGTTGCCGATATCGTGCTGGAATCTGCCATGTCGACCATCATGGATTGCGAAGATTCGGTGGCGGCGGTGGATGCCGAGGACAAGATCCTTGCCTATTCCAACTGGCTTGGTCTGATGAAGGGCGATTTGAGTGAGCAAGTCGTCAAAGGCAGCCAAACCATTGAACGTGTGCTGAACCAGGATCGCCTCTATGCCGGGCCTGCTGGTGGCAGCATAAGCCTGCCGGGCCGCTCATTGATGCTGGTGCGCAATGTCGGGCATCTGATGACCAACCCGACCATTCTGCTCTCTGACGGATCCGAGATCCCGGAAGGTATGATGGATGCGGTCTTTACCTCTCTTGCGGCGATGCATGATCTGGCGCGTGAAGGTGTCAATTCCAATAGCCGTGCGGGATCGGTCTATATCGTGAAGCCGAAGATGCATGGCTCCAAGGAAGTGGCCTTTGCCTCCAAGCTGTTTGCTCGTGTCGAGACCATGCTGGGTATGCATCCTTACACCCTGAAAATGGGCATCATGGATGAAGAGCGCCGGACTTCAGCCAACCTCAAGAATTGCATTCATGCAGCCAAGGATCGGGTTGTCTTCATCAATACCGGTTTCCTGGATCGCACCGGTGATGAAATGCATACTGCCATGCAGGCGGGCGCGATGATCCCGAAAGGTGAGATGAAAGCCACCTCCTGGATCAATGCCTATGAAAACCGCAATGTCGAGATTGGCCTTGCCTGTGGTCTGTCCGGAAAGGCGCAGATCGGTAAGGGCATGTGGGCCATGCCGGACAAGATGGTGGATATGCTGGATCAGAAAATCGGCCATCCGAAATCTGGTGCCAATACCGCTTGGGTTCCAAGCCCGACAGCTGCGACGCTGCACGCCACCCATTATCATGAAGTGGATGTGTTTGCGGTTCAGGCCGAGATTGCCAAGCGCGAGCCTGCCAAACTGGATGATCTGCTGACCATTCCAGTAGCACGGGACACCAATTGGCCGGATGATTTGTTACAGCGCGAGCTGGACAATAATGCCCAGGGCATTCTTGGCTATGTGGTGCGTTGGGTGGATCAGGGCGTTGGTTGCTCCAAGGTGCCTGATATCAACAATATTGGCCTGATGGAAGACCGCGCGACCTTGCGTATCTCGTCCCAGCATATGGCCAATTGGCTGGCGCATGGCATCGTCACCAAAGAGCGTGTGACGGAAACCCTGGAACGGATGGCCTCTGTCGTGGATGGTCAGAATGCTGGCGACGCTGCCTATCAGCCGATGGCTGGCAATTTTGATGGTTCCATTGCCTTCCAGGCTGCTTGCAATCTCGTCTTTGACGGATTGGTGCAGCCATCTGGTTATACCGAGCCGATCTTGCATAAACGTCGTCTGGAAGTGAAGGCACAAGCCTGA